The following are from one region of the Choloepus didactylus isolate mChoDid1 chromosome 11 unlocalized genomic scaffold, mChoDid1.pri SUPER_11_unloc2, whole genome shotgun sequence genome:
- the LOC119524563 gene encoding histone H2B type 3-B-like: MTNTPALSTFPFPSQRAFVMSNPSRSALVPKKGSKKAIAKVQKKGGKQRKRGRKESYSIYVYKVLKQVHPDTGISSKAMGIMNSFVNDIFERIASEASRLAHYNKRSTITSREMQTAVRLLLPGELAKHAVSEGTKAVTKYTSSK; this comes from the coding sequence ATGACAAATACACCAGCTCTTTCCactttcccatttccctcccAACGCGCTTTCGTCATGTCAAATCCTTCCCGTTCTGCTCTTGTACCCAAGAAAGGCTCCAAGAAGGCCATCGCCAAGGTGCAGAAGAAAGGTGGGAAGCAGCGTAAGCGTGGCCGCAAGGAAAGCTACTCCATCTACGTGTACAAGGTGCTGAAGCAGGTGCACCCCGACACTGGCATCTCCTCCAAGGCTATGGGCATCATGAACTCTTTTGTCAACGACATCTTCGAGCGCATAGCCAGCGAGGCCTCCCGCTTGGCGCACTACAACAAGCGCTCCACCATCACCTCGCGGGAGATGCAGACGGCCGTGCGCCTGCTGCTGCCCGGGGAGCTGGCCAAGCACGCCGTGTCCGAGGGCACCAAGGCCGTCACCAAGTACACCAGCTCCAAGTAG
- the LOC119524604 gene encoding histone H2B type 3-B gives MPDPSKSAPAPKKGSKKAVTKAQKKDGKKRKRSRKESYSIYVYKVLKQVHPDTGISSKAMGIMNSFVNDIFERIASEASRLAHYNKRSTITSREVQTAVRLLLPGELAKHAVSEGTKAVTKYTSSK, from the coding sequence ATGCCTGATCCGTCTAAATCGGCTCCTGCGCCCAAGAAGGGTTCCAAGAAGGCTGTTACCAAAGCTCAGAAAAAAGATGGCAAGAAACGCAAGCGCAGTCGTAAAGAGAGTTACTCCATCTACGTGTACAAAGTCTTGAAGCAGGTGCACCCTGATACGGGTATCTCCTCCAAGGCTATGGGCATCATGAACTCCTTCGTCAACGACATCTTCGAGCGCATCGCCAGCGAGGCCTCCCGCCTGGCGCACTACAACAAGCGCTCCACCATCACCTCGCGGGAGGTGCAGACTGCCGTGCGCCTGCTGCTGCCCGGGGAGCTGGCCAAGCACGCCGTGTCCGAGGGCACCAAGGCCGTCACCAAGTACACCAGCTCCAAGTAG
- the LOC119524607 gene encoding histone H2A type 3 — translation MSGRGKQGGKARSKAKSRSSRAGLQFPVGRVHRLLRKGNYSERVGAGAPVYLAAVLEYLTAEILELAGNAARDNKKTRIIPRHLQLAIRNDEELNKLLGRVTIAQGGVLPNIQAVLLPKKTESHHKAKGK, via the coding sequence ATGTCTGGGCGTGGAAAGCAAGGCGGTAAAGCGCGCTCGAAAGCTAAGTCGCGCTCATCCCGCGCGGGCCTGCAATTTCCTGTGGGTCGCGTGCATCGCCTGCTCCGCAAGGGCAACTATTCGGAGCGCGTGGGCGCCGGCGCTCCGGTGTACCTGGCGGCGGTGCTCGAGTACCTGACGGCAGAGATCCTGGAGCTGGCGGGCAACGCGGCCCGCGACAACAAGAAGACGCGCATCATCCCGCGCCACCTGCAGCTGGCCATCCGCAACGACGAGGAGCTCAACAAGCTGCTGGGCCGCGTGACCATCGCGCAGGGCGGCGTCCTGCCCAACATCCAGGCCGTGCTGCTGCCCAAGAAGACCGAGAGCCACCACAAGGCCAAGGGCAAGTGA